Proteins from one Bombus pyrosoma isolate SC7728 linkage group LG16, ASM1482585v1, whole genome shotgun sequence genomic window:
- the LOC122576205 gene encoding importin-13, which yields MDYANVIDQAVKQFYAEGNNDVHSWLLKVQTSPEAWTFVWDLLHSSKSREAQFYAATTLHAKISKQWDEVPKSEYPALQERLINFMKQPNMPKVVLSKLCQALAGYVANVSIVADNDNKDKNVVEELTRMLSYDSLPMLELLLRTLSVLPVEFERRHEVRRAKLHKCLINSWYKTTWLLQEVFSMTNLNSEYINNDMHLLAMECALSWLKVGQLPLEATGQIYPHLLTAAAYYAPTRTMHGENPRGWEVVQECLNMIVTHSELVKRPQTLWEWAHSLVTMARQYSDKYFCEILTAIGEAHSRTFLNALVEEGNETQKWTVEGLIELLLQCSEQEGRYPTNETRSSIPFGFWYALQDYLPTLDQPYESRALLILKPIYARLAQALLRKSTLPLTHSEAGDVDERELFRCYRQDVADALDYCYRVLGQDLLVLLGQRLSQTLNSSQRWTEVESTLHAFEAVADSVGIEESHYIPALMDLVLSHIPYDHYPGEVLACACSTMGAYAEWIGEHPDPWLERVLRIVTLGLTRGSVTAPFATMALKDLARECEQQLTPFAPSILNTIEQTLPNVTPGCAEGLRMMYAAGKLLNTLPSVDEQLAHLDATLGLCIIKIRELLQQPWFMARGAVMNQLKMATMFFSTLEGSIGKAVLDGLLPIFSQIVAHPEWGQDNFTLEEMYICAQKSLMSLLHPEEDARPLLPILANSYKNWPHPAALNLLRQLVLLFGRDPNNVIGPVFADISSITLSGVRACRSVNGNLSDWAELMEAYLGLLAQICKKNTRLLLQIPEQIPEMLQCGIDCLTLPESGTVKAAGHFLTHAIMQSPHLQTFVQPIGQQLVYVILQCVGGQVPRRYLEPHAEVLLTLNKTCIEWTAQWLRVAFEKHGALFKISQIQKENFIKNVLRERTNKRMCDLLQDFSLQNLPSATNWSVMTRKQ from the exons atGGATTATGCAAATGTAATTGACCAAGCTGTAAAACAGTTTTACGCGGAGGGAAATAACGACGTTCACTCATGGTTGCTCAAAGTTCAGACTTCTCCAGAAGCCTGGACTTTTGTTTGGGATCTTCTTCATTCCTCTAAG TCAAGAGAAGCACAGTTTTATGCGGCTACCACGTTACATGCCAAAATTTCCAAGCAATGGGATGAAGTGCCCAAGAGTGAATATCCTGCTTTGCAGGAGcgtttaataaactttatgaagCAACCAAACATGCCAAAGGTTGTTCTGTCTAAACTTTGCCAAGCG TTAGCTGGATACGTAGCAAATGTTAGTATAGTTGcagataatgataataaagataaaaatgttgtagAGGAATTGACACGGATGTTGTCTTATGATTCTCTTCCTATGTTGGAACTGTTGTTACGTACGCTTTCTGTGTTACCTGTAGAG TTTGAAAGAAGACATGAAGTAAGAAGAGCCAAATTACACAAATGTCTAATAAATAGCTGGTATAAGACAACCTGGCTGTTACAAGAAGTTTTTTCCATGACTAATTTGAATTCTGAATACATTAATAATGATATGCACTTACTAGCTATGGAATGTGCATTATCCTGGCTTAAAGTTGGCCAACTTCCTCTGGAGGCAACAGGGCAAATATACCCCCATTTATTAACAGCTGCAGCATATTATGCACCAACCag gaCAATGCATGGCGAAAATCCTAGAGGTTGGGAAGTAGTTCAAGAATGCTTAAATATGATAGTAACCCATAGTGAACTTGTAAAGAGACCACAAACATTGTGGGAATGGGCACATAGTTTGGTAACCATGGCAAGACAATACagtgacaaatatttttgtgaaattttaactGCAATTGGAGAGGCTCACAgtagaacatttttaaatgctttagtggaagaaggaaatgaaacACAGAAATGGACAGTCGAAGgtttaattgaattacttTTACAGTGTTCAGAACAAGAGGGAAGATATCCCACAAATGAAACTCGCAGTTCTATCCCATTTGGGTTCTGGTACGCATTGCAGGATTATCTTCCTACTCTCGATCAACCTTACGAGAGTCGTGCTTTGCTGATTCTAAAACCCATTTACGCAAGACTAGCTCAAGCATTATTAAGAAAGTCGACACTTCCCTTGACTCACAGTGAAGCAGGAGATGTAGATGAAAGAGAACTTTTCAGGTGTTACAGACAAGATGTGGCAGATGCTTTAGATTATTGTTATAGAGTATTAGGACAAGATTTACTAGTGCTTCTCGGACAGAGATTAAGTCAGACGTTAAACAGTTCACAGAGATGGACAGAAGTAGAGTCAACGTTGCACGCTTTTGAAGCTGTAGCAGATAGCGTTGGTATCGAGGAATCCCACTACATTCCTGCTTTAATGGATTTGGTTCTTAGTCATATCCCATATGATCACTATCCTGGAGAG GTACTCGCATGTGCATGTTCAACAATGGGAGCATATGCAGAATGGATTGGAGAACATCCGGATCCTTGGCTAGAGAGAGTGCTTCGAATTGTAACTTTGGGTTTGACAAGAGGCTCAGTAACGGCACCTTTTGCTACTATGGCTTTGAAAGATTTAGCTCGAGAATGTGAACAGCAACTCACACCTTTTGCTCCATCTATTCTCAACACCATCGAACAAACTCTTCCAAACGTTACTCCGGGATGCGCAGAAGGTTTACGAATGATGTATGCAGCTGGCAAGTTGCTAAATACCTTGCCCTCTGTTGATGAACAATTAGCTCATCTGGACGCTACACTAggattatgtataataaaaattcgagaattaCTACAACAACCTTGGTTCATGGCTCGTGGTGCAGTAatgaatcaattaaaaatggcCACTATGTTCTTTTCTACATTAGAAGGATCTATTGGAAAGGCTGTATTAGATGGACTGTTACCGATATTCAGTCAAATCGTTGCTCATCCCGAGTGGGGACAGGACAATTTCACACTAGAAGAGATGTATATCTGCGCCCAAAAGTCCCTAATGTCATTGTTGCATCCTGAGGAAGATGCTCGCCCTCTACTTCCCATTCTGGCGAACTCGTACAAGAATTGGCCTCATCCCGCAGCTTTAAATCTTCTTCGACAACTCGTCCTATTATTTGGACGAGATCCGAATAACGTAATAGGTCCCGTTTTCGCGGACATAAGTTCTATTACGCTAAGTGGCGTCAGGGCCTGCAGATCcgtaaatggaaatttatccGATTGGGCAGAATTAATGGAAGCATATCTTGGGTTGTTGGCTCAAATTTGCAAAAAGAATACCAGGCTATTGTTACAGATTCCTGAACAAATTCCTGAAATGTTGCAATGTG gAATCGACTGTTTAACGTTACCAGAATCGGGCACAGTTAAGGCGGCCGGACATTTCCTCACACATGCTATTATGCAAAGTCCGCACCTACAGACGTTCGTTCAACCAATTGGTCAACAGTtagtttatgtaattttacagTGTGTAG GGGGACAAGTACCACGGAGATACCTAGAACCTCACGCGGAAGTTTTGTTGACATTGAATAAAACATGCATAGAATGGACAGCACAGTGGCTTCGTGTCGCCTTTGAAAAACATGGTGCCTTATTCAAAATTTCGCAAATACAAAAggagaatttcattaaaaatgtcCTTCGAGAACGAACAAATAAACGCATGTGCGATTTATTGCAAGATTTTAGCCTGCAAAATTTACCTTCTGCGACTAATTGGAGTGTAATGACGCGCAAGCAATAA